From a region of the Sebastes umbrosus isolate fSebUmb1 chromosome 10, fSebUmb1.pri, whole genome shotgun sequence genome:
- the si:ch211-198a12.6 gene encoding zinc finger protein 883 — MAESETECDTPGLDTLGSECVIAHSHVDLHYGAETEIMTEEKRGLELEIHGSDLKIQELGTELEAVACVDAIVAETDHDYIKVEGGEMHCFTGAEIKTTGTETLLGEVLLKGDGEHVVKVESDHGGELTVESENGVIIHEAHGLQCNECGEIFGSIADLHQHFEIHKDLNPYICVHCGESFAVEASLKQHMKIHMKEKPYVPPGVEIMGKDVIDAFSLKSHQMIHLPDKPHRCSECGKSFAAAITLREHMKMHSEDKPYKCTQCRKSFVRRRHLKKHQEVHAREKPHTCGQCGKGFATTSNLKQHQKTHAAVVVGDKPHRCAQCGKCFAAAATLREHQRIHSGEKPYKCNMCRKSFVRKRHLKKHQQVHAGGKPYTCRHCNKGFNHSSSLSRHHKTHLQNPVFSPPQPGKTLSYGTPPKQRVSQEGDKPYMCHHCDKGFNHSSSLSRHQRVHSEGKSYTCAHCGKRFNHSSSLARHQRVHLENKQQQQQQPEPPETPPEEYTTTPSPKGFPNNAFAKQRILSVEKPYRCSQCGKGFNHSSSLSRHHRIHVDQ, encoded by the coding sequence ATGGCCGAGTCAGAGACTGAATGTGACACACCCGGCCTTGACACACTTGGGTCGGAGTGTGTCATAGCCCACAGCCATGTCGACCTTCACTATGGAGCAGAAACTGAGATCATGACAGAAGAAAAGCGTGGATTAGAGCTGGAGATCCATGGCTCAGACTTAAAGATCCAGGAACTGGGGACAGAGCTCGAAGCCGTAGCCTGTGTGGACGCAATTGTAGCCGAGACAGACCATGATTACATTAAGGTGGAAGGTGGTGAGATGCACTGTTTCACAGGTGCAGAAATCAAGACGACGGGAACCGAGACTCTGCTGGGAGAGGTGCTGCTTAAGGGGGACGGCGAGCATGTGGTGAAAGTGGAGTCTGACCATGGTGGGGAGTTGACAGTGGAGTCTGAGAATGGTGTAATCATACATGAAGCCCACGGCCTGCAGTGCAACGAGTGCGGGGAGATTTTTGGCAGCATAGCTGATCTTCACCAACACTTTGAGATCCATAAGGACCTCAACCCTTATATCTGTGTCCACTGTGGAGAGAGCTTTGCTGTGGAGGCCAGCCTCAAACAGCACATGAAGATTCACATGAAAGAAAAGCCCTACGTTCCCCCTGGAGTTGAGATTATGGGCAAAGATGTTATTGATGCCTTCAGCCTCAAGTCGCATCAGATGATTCATTTGCCAGACAAGCCCCACAGATGCTCAGAGTGCGGTAAGAGCTTTGCAGCTGCGATCACCCTGAGAGAACACATGAAGATGCATTCCGAGGACAAGCCCTACAAGTGCACCCAGTGTAGGAAGAGCTTTGTCCGCAGAAGGCATCTGAAAAAGCATCAGGAGGTCCATGCACGTGAGAAGCCACATACCTGTGGCCAGTGTGGCAAAGGCTTCGCCACAACTTCCAACCTGAAGCAGCACCAGAAGACTCATGCTGCAGTCGTGGTCGGCGACAAACCCCACCGATGCGCACAATGTGGAAAGTGCTTTGCGGCCGCTGCCACACTCAGAGAGCACCAGAGGATCCACTCGGGCGAGAAGCCGTACAAATGCAACATGTGCCGGAAGAGTTTTGTCCGCAAACGCCATCTGAAGAAGCACCAGCAAGTCCATGCCGGAGGGAAGCCCTACACCTGCAGACATTGCAACAAAGGCTTCAAtcactcctcttctctctcgcGCCACCACAAGACCCATCTGCAGAATCCAGTGTTTTCTCCACCTCAGCCTGGGAAAACCTTGTCCTACGGGACTCCCCCGAAGCAGAGGGTGAGCCAGGAGGGAGACAAGCCCTACATGTGCCACCACTGTGATAAGGGCTTCAATCATTCCTCTTCCCTGTCCCGGCACCAAAGAGTCCACTCAGAGGGAAAGAGTTACACCTGCGCTCACTGTGGCAAAAGATTCAATCACTCCTCCTCCCTTGCCAGGCATCAGAGAGTTCACTTGGAgaataaacaacaacagcagcagcagccagagccCCCGGAGACGCCACCGGAGGAGTACACCACCACCCCCTCACCGAAGGGATTCCCTAACAACGCCTTCGCAAAACAGCGCATCCTGTCCGTTGAAAAACCATACAGGTGCTCCCAGTGTGGAAAAGGCTTTAACCATTCATCTTCCCTCTCCAGACATCATAGGATCCATGTAGACCAGTGA
- the LOC119495521 gene encoding tripartite motif-containing protein 16-like isoform X3, which produces MKHKLVNATGQMREKLCAQHDKLLEAFCRTDETSVCVLCMMDEHKHHDIVPAGTERTEKQKQLGTTLHKSQTRIDQRVKKWQDLRQAVESVKHSAQTAMEENERIFTELLLSIERKYNEVKEMVRAQEKTTVTRAEILLDRLEEEITLLRKKHTDLDKLSHTDDHIHFLQSWQSLSGPSGYEDLNNISVAPNYSFESTKRAIASLKLQVEEVSKTEMSKISTAVKDVYITQEGEAKTRRETSFRDEPKTREEPKTREEPRTREDPKTREDFLKYSSQLILDVNTIHRSLHLSEGNRTATMKSEPKNYPDHPERFDHWQQMLCMDSVTGRCYWEVDWRGTEVDMAVTYRGIRRKGNSNDCSLGWNDKSWSLYCSESKLSFVHNNKSKDIAAPVSSRIGIYLDYAAGTLAFYSVSNGMQLLHRVQTTFTQPLYPAFSVWGFGTTIRL; this is translated from the exons ATGAAGCACAAGCTGGTCAACGCCACGGGTCAGATGAGGGAGAAGCTCTGTGCACAGCATGACAAGTTGCTGGAGGCTTTTTGTCGCACCGATGAGACATCGGTGTGCGTCTTGTGCATGATGGATGAACACAAACACCACGACATCGTGCCGGCTGGAACTGAGAGGACTGAGAAACAA AAACAACTTGGTACAACTCTGCACAAATCTCAAACTAGGATTGATCAGAGAGTGAAGAAGTGGCAGGATCTCCGACAAGCTGTTGAATCAGTTAAA CACTCAGCTCAAACTGCCATGGAGGAGAACGAGCGTATCTTCACTGAGCTCCTGCTCTCCATTGAGAGGAAGTACAACGAAGTCAAGGAGATGGTCCGCGCCCAGGAAAAGACCACTGTGACGCGGGCTGAGATACTGCTGGACCGCTTGGAGGAAGAGATCACACTGCTGAGGAAGAAACACACTGACCTGGACAAGCTCTCACACACCGATGATCACATACACTTTCTACAG AGCTGGCAGTCTCTGTCAGGCCCCTCAGGATATGAAGACCTCAACAACATCAGTGTCGCTCCCAATTACTCCTTTGAGTCCACCAAAAGAGCCATCGCCTCACTGAAATTACAAGTAGAAGAAGTCAGCAAGACGGAAATGAGCAAAATCTCAACAGCAG TGAAGGATGTCTACATCACACAAGAAGGTGAGGCAAAGACAAGGAGAGAAACAAGCTTCAGGGACGAACCAAAGACAAGAGAAGAGCCAAAGACAAGAGAAGAGCCAAGGACAAGAGAAGATCCAAAGACGAGAGAAGATTTCCTGAAAT ACTCCTCCCAGTTGATTCTGGATGTCAACACCATCCATCGCAGCCTTCACCTCTCCGAGGGTAACCGAACAGCCACAATGAAGAGTGAGCCCAAGAACTACCCTGACCACCCAGAGCGATTCGACCACTGGCAGCAG ATGTTGTGCATGGATAGCGTGACTGGtcgttgttactgggaggtggactGGAGGGGAACAGAGGTAGACATGGCCGTCACCTACAGGGGAATCCGCCGCAAAGGAAACAGCAATGATTGCAGCCTGGGCTGGAACGACAAGTCCTGGAGTCTGTACTGCTCTGAATCCAAATTGTCCTTTGTGCACAACAATAAGAGCAAAGATATTGCAGCTCCAGTGTCATCTCGTATCGGCATCTATCTGGATTATGCAGCAGGAACACTTGCATTTTACAGTGTTTCTAATGGCATGCAGCTTCtgcacagagtccagaccacatttACACAGCCCCTCTACCCTGcattcagtgtgtggggatTTGGCACTACTATAAGACTATAG
- the LOC119495521 gene encoding tripartite motif-containing protein 16-like isoform X1: MSHPSTLDLDRYSSLEKSRRSTSRNQSRSEARSEAKYGDVLCDFCTTRKQKAEKSCLVCLASYCETHVQTHYDYPALMKHKLVNATGQMREKLCAQHDKLLEAFCRTDETSVCVLCMMDEHKHHDIVPAGTERTEKQKQLGTTLHKSQTRIDQRVKKWQDLRQAVESVKHSAQTAMEENERIFTELLLSIERKYNEVKEMVRAQEKTTVTRAEILLDRLEEEITLLRKKHTDLDKLSHTDDHIHFLQSWQSLSGPSGYEDLNNISVAPNYSFESTKRAIASLKLQVEEVSKTEMSKISTAVKDVYITQEGEAKTRRETSFRDEPKTREEPKTREEPRTREDPKTREDFLKYSSQLILDVNTIHRSLHLSEGNRTATMKSEPKNYPDHPERFDHWQQMLCMDSVTGRCYWEVDWRGTEVDMAVTYRGIRRKGNSNDCSLGWNDKSWSLYCSESKLSFVHNNKSKDIAAPVSSRIGIYLDYAAGTLAFYSVSNGMQLLHRVQTTFTQPLYPAFSVWGFGTTIRL, translated from the exons atgtcccaCCCTAGCACCCTGGATTTAGACAGGTACAGCAGCTTGGAGAAATCTCGTCGCTCTACCAGTCGTAACCAGTCCAGGTCCGAGGCCAGGTCCGAGGCCAAGTACGGGGACGTCCTGTGCGACTTCTGCACAACAAGGAAGCAGAAGGCTGAGAAGTCCTGCTTGGTGTGCCTGGCATCTTACTGCGAGACCCACGTCCAGACTCACTATGACTACCCTGCCCTGATGAAGCACAAGCTGGTCAACGCCACGGGTCAGATGAGGGAGAAGCTCTGTGCACAGCATGACAAGTTGCTGGAGGCTTTTTGTCGCACCGATGAGACATCGGTGTGCGTCTTGTGCATGATGGATGAACACAAACACCACGACATCGTGCCGGCTGGAACTGAGAGGACTGAGAAACAA AAACAACTTGGTACAACTCTGCACAAATCTCAAACTAGGATTGATCAGAGAGTGAAGAAGTGGCAGGATCTCCGACAAGCTGTTGAATCAGTTAAA CACTCAGCTCAAACTGCCATGGAGGAGAACGAGCGTATCTTCACTGAGCTCCTGCTCTCCATTGAGAGGAAGTACAACGAAGTCAAGGAGATGGTCCGCGCCCAGGAAAAGACCACTGTGACGCGGGCTGAGATACTGCTGGACCGCTTGGAGGAAGAGATCACACTGCTGAGGAAGAAACACACTGACCTGGACAAGCTCTCACACACCGATGATCACATACACTTTCTACAG AGCTGGCAGTCTCTGTCAGGCCCCTCAGGATATGAAGACCTCAACAACATCAGTGTCGCTCCCAATTACTCCTTTGAGTCCACCAAAAGAGCCATCGCCTCACTGAAATTACAAGTAGAAGAAGTCAGCAAGACGGAAATGAGCAAAATCTCAACAGCAG TGAAGGATGTCTACATCACACAAGAAGGTGAGGCAAAGACAAGGAGAGAAACAAGCTTCAGGGACGAACCAAAGACAAGAGAAGAGCCAAAGACAAGAGAAGAGCCAAGGACAAGAGAAGATCCAAAGACGAGAGAAGATTTCCTGAAAT ACTCCTCCCAGTTGATTCTGGATGTCAACACCATCCATCGCAGCCTTCACCTCTCCGAGGGTAACCGAACAGCCACAATGAAGAGTGAGCCCAAGAACTACCCTGACCACCCAGAGCGATTCGACCACTGGCAGCAG ATGTTGTGCATGGATAGCGTGACTGGtcgttgttactgggaggtggactGGAGGGGAACAGAGGTAGACATGGCCGTCACCTACAGGGGAATCCGCCGCAAAGGAAACAGCAATGATTGCAGCCTGGGCTGGAACGACAAGTCCTGGAGTCTGTACTGCTCTGAATCCAAATTGTCCTTTGTGCACAACAATAAGAGCAAAGATATTGCAGCTCCAGTGTCATCTCGTATCGGCATCTATCTGGATTATGCAGCAGGAACACTTGCATTTTACAGTGTTTCTAATGGCATGCAGCTTCtgcacagagtccagaccacatttACACAGCCCCTCTACCCTGcattcagtgtgtggggatTTGGCACTACTATAAGACTATAG
- the LOC119495521 gene encoding tripartite motif-containing protein 16-like isoform X2 gives MSTLDLDRYSSLEKSRRSTSRNQSRSEARSEAKYGDVLCDFCTTRKQKAEKSCLVCLASYCETHVQTHYDYPALMKHKLVNATGQMREKLCAQHDKLLEAFCRTDETSVCVLCMMDEHKHHDIVPAGTERTEKQKQLGTTLHKSQTRIDQRVKKWQDLRQAVESVKHSAQTAMEENERIFTELLLSIERKYNEVKEMVRAQEKTTVTRAEILLDRLEEEITLLRKKHTDLDKLSHTDDHIHFLQSWQSLSGPSGYEDLNNISVAPNYSFESTKRAIASLKLQVEEVSKTEMSKISTAVKDVYITQEGEAKTRRETSFRDEPKTREEPKTREEPRTREDPKTREDFLKYSSQLILDVNTIHRSLHLSEGNRTATMKSEPKNYPDHPERFDHWQQMLCMDSVTGRCYWEVDWRGTEVDMAVTYRGIRRKGNSNDCSLGWNDKSWSLYCSESKLSFVHNNKSKDIAAPVSSRIGIYLDYAAGTLAFYSVSNGMQLLHRVQTTFTQPLYPAFSVWGFGTTIRL, from the exons ATGAG CACCCTGGATTTAGACAGGTACAGCAGCTTGGAGAAATCTCGTCGCTCTACCAGTCGTAACCAGTCCAGGTCCGAGGCCAGGTCCGAGGCCAAGTACGGGGACGTCCTGTGCGACTTCTGCACAACAAGGAAGCAGAAGGCTGAGAAGTCCTGCTTGGTGTGCCTGGCATCTTACTGCGAGACCCACGTCCAGACTCACTATGACTACCCTGCCCTGATGAAGCACAAGCTGGTCAACGCCACGGGTCAGATGAGGGAGAAGCTCTGTGCACAGCATGACAAGTTGCTGGAGGCTTTTTGTCGCACCGATGAGACATCGGTGTGCGTCTTGTGCATGATGGATGAACACAAACACCACGACATCGTGCCGGCTGGAACTGAGAGGACTGAGAAACAA AAACAACTTGGTACAACTCTGCACAAATCTCAAACTAGGATTGATCAGAGAGTGAAGAAGTGGCAGGATCTCCGACAAGCTGTTGAATCAGTTAAA CACTCAGCTCAAACTGCCATGGAGGAGAACGAGCGTATCTTCACTGAGCTCCTGCTCTCCATTGAGAGGAAGTACAACGAAGTCAAGGAGATGGTCCGCGCCCAGGAAAAGACCACTGTGACGCGGGCTGAGATACTGCTGGACCGCTTGGAGGAAGAGATCACACTGCTGAGGAAGAAACACACTGACCTGGACAAGCTCTCACACACCGATGATCACATACACTTTCTACAG AGCTGGCAGTCTCTGTCAGGCCCCTCAGGATATGAAGACCTCAACAACATCAGTGTCGCTCCCAATTACTCCTTTGAGTCCACCAAAAGAGCCATCGCCTCACTGAAATTACAAGTAGAAGAAGTCAGCAAGACGGAAATGAGCAAAATCTCAACAGCAG TGAAGGATGTCTACATCACACAAGAAGGTGAGGCAAAGACAAGGAGAGAAACAAGCTTCAGGGACGAACCAAAGACAAGAGAAGAGCCAAAGACAAGAGAAGAGCCAAGGACAAGAGAAGATCCAAAGACGAGAGAAGATTTCCTGAAAT ACTCCTCCCAGTTGATTCTGGATGTCAACACCATCCATCGCAGCCTTCACCTCTCCGAGGGTAACCGAACAGCCACAATGAAGAGTGAGCCCAAGAACTACCCTGACCACCCAGAGCGATTCGACCACTGGCAGCAG ATGTTGTGCATGGATAGCGTGACTGGtcgttgttactgggaggtggactGGAGGGGAACAGAGGTAGACATGGCCGTCACCTACAGGGGAATCCGCCGCAAAGGAAACAGCAATGATTGCAGCCTGGGCTGGAACGACAAGTCCTGGAGTCTGTACTGCTCTGAATCCAAATTGTCCTTTGTGCACAACAATAAGAGCAAAGATATTGCAGCTCCAGTGTCATCTCGTATCGGCATCTATCTGGATTATGCAGCAGGAACACTTGCATTTTACAGTGTTTCTAATGGCATGCAGCTTCtgcacagagtccagaccacatttACACAGCCCCTCTACCCTGcattcagtgtgtggggatTTGGCACTACTATAAGACTATAG